Proteins encoded within one genomic window of Methanobacterium sp. Maddingley MBC34:
- a CDS encoding PAS domain S-box (PFAM: Histidine kinase; Histidine kinase-, DNA gyrase B-, and HSP90-like ATPase; PAS fold~TIGRFAM: PAS domain S-box), which translates to MIIMNDEKKSKEQLINEITKYRNLYSELEGHMADFNLMKPENKPFQDALKFLSPLVMDLLSLPTESDIYDFVLEKLQEVVTDAYIIISTYDEDSDSFKVRDLVGITPRMVELAEKLTGVKIGDFNFPQDTLDHESKKYLSSGKLQRVEDGLSYITAGKLPSKTYLMIEKAFGVDEIYVMGFSFKGEMFGSVNIVTKKKGKPLNINTVETILNISSVVLQNKMAEKELKKRERLLSLVTDNMLNVVGQIDEEGTFQYISPSIKTILGFEPEEILGENVFKFINLTHPDDQLKVGSAFKDAQAFYAPGGVQHRFKRADGRYIWVESLGNPLFDEKNQYKGVVFSMTDIDSLKVAEENFRTSLEEKELLLRELHHRVKNNMQIISSLLSLQTQHIKDERDLKIFESSQNRVKTMSLIHDELYSSQDFSHINLSEYIQNISKELLTSHIEDPGRVKLTVNVEDVRMELETAIPLGLLINEIVANSVNHAFPNDQSGEIIVELERDGDAFILKMSDDGVGIPEDIDFEKAETLGFQLINSLTNQLDGQIEMHSNDGTSFIVKFKELEYKKRF; encoded by the coding sequence ATGATCATCATGAATGATGAAAAAAAATCTAAAGAACAGTTAATTAATGAAATAACAAAATACAGGAATTTATATTCTGAATTAGAAGGCCATATGGCTGATTTTAATCTGATGAAACCTGAAAACAAACCTTTTCAGGATGCTTTGAAATTTTTATCCCCCCTGGTAATGGATCTGTTGAGTCTCCCTACAGAATCAGATATATATGATTTTGTACTGGAAAAACTCCAAGAAGTAGTCACAGATGCCTACATTATTATTTCTACCTATGATGAAGATTCTGATAGTTTTAAAGTTCGTGATCTGGTGGGGATTACCCCTAGAATGGTGGAACTTGCTGAGAAGTTAACCGGGGTGAAAATAGGTGATTTTAACTTCCCCCAGGATACCCTAGATCATGAATCAAAGAAATACTTATCAAGCGGGAAGTTGCAGAGGGTAGAAGATGGTCTGTCTTACATCACCGCAGGTAAATTACCTTCAAAAACATATCTTATGATTGAAAAAGCATTTGGTGTTGATGAAATTTATGTGATGGGTTTTTCATTCAAGGGAGAGATGTTCGGGAGCGTGAATATTGTAACCAAAAAAAAGGGTAAACCACTTAACATAAACACTGTGGAAACCATCCTCAACATCTCCTCTGTTGTTTTACAAAATAAAATGGCAGAAAAAGAACTTAAAAAACGAGAAAGGCTATTAAGTCTGGTTACAGACAACATGTTGAATGTAGTAGGGCAGATCGATGAGGAAGGAACATTCCAGTATATTAGCCCTTCAATTAAAACTATCCTAGGTTTTGAGCCCGAAGAAATCCTGGGTGAAAACGTTTTTAAATTTATCAATTTAACCCATCCTGATGATCAACTTAAGGTCGGTTCTGCTTTCAAGGATGCCCAAGCTTTCTATGCACCAGGAGGAGTGCAACACCGATTCAAACGTGCTGACGGACGTTATATCTGGGTTGAATCATTAGGAAATCCTTTATTTGATGAGAAAAATCAGTATAAAGGTGTGGTATTCAGCATGACTGATATTGATTCCTTGAAAGTTGCTGAAGAAAATTTCAGGACATCTTTAGAAGAGAAAGAACTCCTGCTGCGTGAACTTCATCATCGAGTTAAAAACAACATGCAGATCATATCCAGTCTCCTGAGCCTTCAGACCCAGCACATTAAAGATGAAAGGGATCTGAAAATTTTCGAAAGCAGCCAGAACCGTGTGAAAACCATGTCCCTGATTCATGATGAGCTTTACAGTTCACAGGATTTTTCACATATAAACCTTTCAGAGTACATTCAAAACATTAGCAAAGAGCTTTTAACATCACATATTGAAGATCCGGGACGTGTGAAACTTACTGTTAATGTTGAAGATGTTAGGATGGAATTAGAAACTGCCATACCCCTGGGACTTCTTATTAATGAGATCGTTGCCAATTCAGTTAACCATGCATTTCCCAATGACCAGAGTGGTGAGATAATTGTGGAACTAGAAAGGGATGGTGATGCCTTCATTCTGAAAATGAGTGATGATGGTGTTGGAATCCCTGAAGACATTGATTTTGAAAAAGCGGAAACCTTAGGATTTCAATTGATAAACAGTCTAACAAACCAGTTAGACGGTCAAATCGAAATGCATAGCAATGATGGGACCAGTTTCATCGTTAAATTCAAGGAATTGGAATATAAAAAAAGGTTTTAA
- a CDS encoding hypothetical protein (PFAM: Uncharacterized protein conserved in archaea (DUF2124)) — protein sequence MRETEKFRGLNGNLMAFKKEVEGAEKVTFAGIPGVCSPFAELFAYVIRDKESVFVSKTDIDSARKIERTTLGMQFTEEVDPRSSVLALLGGLSMPQYEVDVADVQKMIEDILEPGGKVLGLCYMNMFENAGWDDKIDFDCIINGILTGEVYKKD from the coding sequence ATGAGAGAAACAGAAAAGTTCAGAGGATTAAACGGAAACCTAATGGCTTTCAAGAAAGAAGTAGAGGGCGCAGAAAAAGTTACTTTTGCAGGAATTCCTGGTGTTTGCAGCCCATTTGCGGAACTATTTGCCTATGTAATCAGAGATAAGGAATCAGTTTTTGTATCCAAAACTGATATAGATTCAGCTCGCAAAATTGAACGCACAACATTAGGTATGCAATTTACAGAAGAAGTAGATCCCCGCAGCAGTGTCTTAGCCCTTCTGGGTGGACTTTCCATGCCACAATATGAAGTAGATGTAGCTGATGTCCAGAAAATGATCGAAGATATTCTGGAACCTGGTGGAAAGGTCCTTGGCCTGTGCTATATGAACATGTTCGAAAACGCAGGTTGGGATGATAAAATTGATTTTGATTGTATAATTAACGGTATTTTAACCGGAGAAGTTTATAAAAAAGACTAA
- a CDS encoding putative hydrolase (metallo-beta-lactamase superfamily) encodes MKVIPLAFESMGVRSMATYVETDQKILVDPGTSIAPKRFGFPPWKDEFDALHETRARVQEYAKKADILTISHYHHDHFTPFSLGRYLDSSPRYAEDMYLDKKLFIKHPTENINKNQQKRARDLLKNLKQLGTRDIHYADGNSFEVGDTLFKFSKALPHGAEGSRVGFVITTTIEWENQKLMHASDVQGPMGDAARELILNENPDTLILSGPPIYLEGFILEKRDVVRAQKNLIEIARKIPRVVVDHHLLRDLRCFDFIKTVKEESNGDVLVASELLGKEPYLLESRRKEFYF; translated from the coding sequence ATGAAAGTTATACCCCTGGCCTTTGAAAGTATGGGTGTGCGCTCCATGGCCACCTATGTTGAAACCGACCAAAAGATACTAGTGGACCCTGGTACATCCATCGCCCCTAAAAGGTTTGGATTCCCTCCCTGGAAGGATGAATTCGATGCTCTGCATGAAACCCGGGCCAGAGTACAAGAATATGCTAAAAAAGCAGATATTCTGACCATCAGCCATTACCACCATGATCACTTTACTCCTTTTAGTCTGGGGCGGTATCTGGACTCTTCCCCCAGATATGCTGAGGATATGTACCTGGATAAAAAGCTGTTTATAAAGCACCCCACGGAAAATATAAATAAAAACCAGCAGAAAAGGGCCCGGGATCTTTTGAAGAATTTGAAACAGTTAGGGACTCGGGATATTCATTATGCGGACGGTAATTCATTTGAGGTGGGTGATACTCTTTTCAAATTTTCAAAAGCGCTTCCCCATGGTGCAGAGGGCAGCCGAGTGGGCTTTGTTATAACCACCACCATAGAATGGGAAAATCAGAAGTTAATGCACGCCTCTGATGTGCAGGGACCTATGGGGGATGCTGCCAGAGAACTCATACTTAATGAAAACCCAGATACTCTGATTTTAAGTGGTCCACCCATCTATCTGGAGGGTTTCATCCTGGAGAAGAGAGATGTGGTACGCGCACAGAAAAACTTAATTGAAATTGCCAGGAAAATTCCCAGGGTAGTGGTAGATCACCATCTTTTAAGGGATCTTCGTTGTTTTGATTTTATAAAAACAGTTAAGGAAGAATCAAATGGAGATGTACTGGTAGCATCAGAGCTTCTGGGTAAAGAGCCTTATCTTCTGGAATCCAGGCGAAAAGAGTTTTATTTTTAG
- a CDS encoding nitrogen regulatory protein PII (PFAM: Nitrogen regulatory protein P-II) translates to MENEIPNSAKKIVILCNYNSTKDHSATIIDCFNDNITPNKKIELSVFNYRRILVDGGKNYLFNPPGYSEFMSIKQVLSEDLDGVIIFVETSVGIFETDLEIINLIASENIPHVLFVNRDDFSEFEMDTHVEGVLIIPTIAQDGIGINDGLKMLLKLIDKHESETFSLKNNEIKTNKTAETHETPENHETTENYEIYEEYTDPELSPSFDSKFYKLRFFFHPIELENVKNSLAKFGFSNITIIDIKYQNYGTEKVETYRCSSYELELPPKIEMMMIIKKEEIEYVIKALEAVKTEDVSEKLFLSPVEDVIRIRTTERGENAVD, encoded by the coding sequence TTGGAAAATGAAATCCCAAATAGTGCTAAAAAAATCGTTATTTTATGCAATTATAATTCTACCAAAGACCATTCTGCAACCATAATAGATTGTTTTAATGATAATATCACTCCCAACAAAAAGATTGAATTATCCGTATTTAATTACCGGAGGATCCTCGTAGATGGTGGGAAAAACTATTTATTCAATCCACCGGGATATTCAGAATTCATGTCCATAAAACAGGTATTATCTGAAGATTTGGACGGAGTTATAATTTTTGTAGAGACCAGTGTTGGTATTTTTGAAACAGACTTGGAAATAATTAATTTAATCGCCAGTGAAAACATACCCCATGTTTTATTTGTAAATAGAGATGATTTTAGCGAATTTGAAATGGATACTCATGTTGAAGGAGTCTTGATTATTCCCACCATTGCTCAGGATGGAATTGGGATTAATGACGGTCTGAAAATGTTATTAAAATTAATCGACAAGCATGAAAGTGAGACATTCTCCCTTAAAAACAATGAAATAAAAACCAACAAAACTGCAGAAACCCACGAAACCCCAGAAAACCACGAAACTACAGAGAACTATGAAATCTATGAAGAATATACCGATCCTGAACTATCACCATCATTTGACTCAAAATTTTACAAATTAAGATTTTTTTTCCACCCCATTGAACTGGAAAATGTGAAAAATTCCCTGGCAAAATTCGGATTTTCCAATATAACTATCATAGATATTAAGTATCAGAATTATGGTACTGAAAAAGTGGAAACATACCGTTGCAGTAGTTATGAGCTGGAATTACCTCCAAAAATAGAGATGATGATGATCATCAAAAAGGAAGAAATTGAATATGTTATCAAAGCCCTTGAAGCTGTGAAAACCGAAGATGTCAGTGAAAAATTATTCCTATCTCCAGTGGAAGACGTTATACGAATTAGGACAACTGAAAGAGGGGAAAATGCTGTTGATTAG
- a CDS encoding hypothetical protein (PFAM: Protein of unknown function (DUF447)), whose translation MLDLYSVGMERGLLYETIVTTRNPDGTPNAAPIGVICKEDHEVVVYLHEGSKTFDNVRREKSFCVNILRDPMVFVESTIGNLDSTKFQTHGNDFNIKCAEAFFKVEVTREKLVQRKDHLGTSTLNVVNARVLEVVKNQEHVHPLNRAIYGIIEALVYISRLDIVSEDERNAYLEKLSETSRVVNKVGSEDHKKAMKKILEFLEK comes from the coding sequence ATGTTGGACTTGTATTCTGTGGGCATGGAACGTGGTCTCCTCTATGAGACCATTGTCACCACCCGAAACCCTGATGGAACTCCCAATGCCGCACCGATAGGTGTTATTTGTAAGGAAGATCATGAAGTGGTTGTTTATCTCCACGAGGGATCCAAAACATTCGATAATGTGCGACGTGAAAAGAGTTTCTGTGTGAATATATTAAGGGATCCAATGGTATTTGTTGAATCAACCATAGGAAACCTGGACAGTACAAAATTCCAGACCCATGGTAATGATTTCAACATCAAATGTGCAGAAGCCTTTTTTAAGGTTGAAGTCACCCGTGAAAAGCTGGTTCAACGCAAGGATCATCTGGGAACTTCCACCTTAAATGTGGTAAATGCCAGGGTTCTGGAAGTGGTTAAAAACCAGGAACATGTCCATCCTTTAAACAGGGCCATTTATGGGATAATAGAGGCCCTGGTATATATTAGTCGGCTAGATATTGTTTCTGAAGATGAGCGGAATGCATACCTGGAGAAGTTGAGTGAAACCTCCAGGGTGGTGAACAAGGTAGGCTCAGAGGACCATAAAAAAGCCATGAAGAAGATTTTAGAATTCCTTGAAAAGTAA
- a CDS encoding putative GTPase (PFAM: Miro-like protein): MEIKKILVLGDSDSGKRTALKHVCNNLVETEAASYGKTIINNKKLQIFSPSSAERFKFMKDILSKNMDGAIIVIDNTQGITLNCEEMIDFVEEKSVPYVIFANKHDLSDIPLYTRYPDVLIVPTEAISGKGISEGLNTLLELMDPEYVSKIKAVSC, translated from the coding sequence ATGGAAATCAAAAAAATTTTAGTATTAGGAGATTCAGATTCGGGTAAAAGGACCGCCCTGAAACACGTCTGCAATAATCTGGTAGAAACTGAAGCTGCAAGTTATGGGAAAACCATAATAAACAATAAAAAGCTTCAAATATTCAGCCCATCCAGTGCAGAGAGATTCAAGTTTATGAAAGATATATTATCCAAAAATATGGATGGAGCGATCATAGTTATTGACAATACCCAGGGGATTACCCTTAACTGTGAAGAAATGATTGATTTTGTGGAAGAAAAAAGCGTTCCTTATGTCATATTTGCCAATAAACATGATTTAAGTGATATTCCTCTTTATACCAGGTATCCTGATGTTTTAATAGTGCCTACCGAGGCAATTTCGGGTAAAGGGATTTCAGAAGGTCTGAACACGTTATTAGAATTAATGGATCCAGAATATGTCAGCAAGATCAAAGCAGTTAGCTGCTGA
- a CDS encoding GMP synthase, glutamine-hydrolyzing, N-terminal domain or A subunit (PFAM: Glutamine amidotransferase class-I~TIGRFAM: GMP synthase (glutamine-hydrolyzing), N-terminal domain or A subunit) has product MILVINNHGQYNHRIHRTLHYLKIPSELVPNTTSLEEIKDKKPSGLILGGGPSVDRSGNSIEYVKKLDYPILGICLGHQIIAQAYGGQISSAVSESYAQIQINILDENDIFKGLGPQLDVWASHKDEVTKLPPEFKILASSPICDVEAMKHPEKPLYGIQFHPEVYHTPEGPKVFENFYEVCKEYSENR; this is encoded by the coding sequence ATGATATTAGTGATTAACAATCATGGACAGTACAATCACCGCATTCACCGGACCCTGCATTACTTGAAAATACCCTCTGAACTGGTGCCCAACACCACCAGTCTTGAGGAAATTAAGGATAAAAAACCATCGGGCTTGATTCTGGGAGGTGGACCTTCGGTGGACAGGTCTGGTAACAGCATAGAATACGTTAAAAAATTGGATTATCCCATTCTGGGTATCTGCCTTGGACATCAAATCATCGCTCAGGCTTATGGTGGGCAAATCAGTTCTGCGGTTTCGGAAAGTTATGCTCAAATCCAGATCAACATCCTGGATGAGAATGACATTTTCAAAGGGTTAGGACCACAGCTAGATGTCTGGGCTTCCCACAAGGATGAAGTAACCAAACTTCCCCCTGAATTCAAAATTCTGGCCTCATCACCAATATGTGATGTTGAAGCTATGAAACACCCTGAAAAACCTTTATATGGAATACAATTCCACCCAGAGGTTTATCACACACCAGAAGGGCCTAAAGTTTTTGAGAATTTTTATGAAGTATGTAAGGAGTACTCTGAAAACCGTTAA
- a CDS encoding GMP synthase, glutamine-hydrolyzing, C-terminal domain or B subunit (PFAM: GMP synthase C terminal domain; NAD synthase~TIGRFAM: GMP synthase (glutamine-hydrolyzing), C-terminal domain or B subunit) produces MLDPSSFIKESIDEIKKTIGDKKAIIALSGGVDSSVASVLVSNAIGENLTAVFVDHGLLREGEADYVQKTFHDRLNLKYINASEEFLGKLEGVEDPEEKRKIIGEVFIRVFEREAEKVGAKFLVQGTIAPDWIESQGDIKSHHNVALPQGMVLELVEPIRELYKDEVRIIGAEMGLPDEMVNRQPYPGPGLAVRIAGKITPKRIEICRKANAIVEEEVQKVGLDKTLWQYFAVLTDTKVTGVKGDIRDYGYLVVLRMVESLDAMTADVPELPWEMVKTISRRITAEIPEVTHVSLSVSDKPPSTIELA; encoded by the coding sequence ATGTTAGATCCGTCTTCTTTCATTAAAGAATCAATAGATGAAATTAAAAAAACCATAGGAGATAAAAAGGCAATAATCGCTTTATCCGGTGGTGTTGACAGTTCCGTGGCATCAGTTCTTGTTTCAAATGCCATTGGAGAAAATTTAACCGCAGTCTTTGTTGATCATGGCCTCTTGAGAGAAGGGGAAGCAGACTATGTTCAAAAAACCTTCCATGATAGGCTTAATTTGAAGTACATCAATGCCAGTGAAGAATTTCTAGGTAAACTTGAAGGAGTGGAAGACCCTGAAGAAAAACGGAAGATCATTGGTGAAGTTTTCATCCGGGTTTTTGAAAGGGAAGCCGAGAAAGTGGGTGCCAAATTCCTAGTGCAGGGCACCATTGCCCCTGACTGGATCGAAAGTCAGGGTGATATTAAATCCCATCACAACGTTGCACTACCCCAAGGAATGGTCTTGGAACTTGTGGAACCCATAAGAGAGCTTTACAAGGATGAAGTGAGGATCATTGGAGCTGAAATGGGCTTACCTGATGAAATGGTGAACAGGCAACCTTACCCCGGCCCGGGTCTGGCTGTGCGCATAGCTGGAAAAATAACACCCAAAAGAATAGAAATATGCCGCAAAGCCAACGCCATTGTAGAAGAAGAAGTGCAAAAAGTGGGCCTTGATAAAACTCTATGGCAATATTTCGCAGTTTTAACAGATACTAAGGTGACTGGAGTTAAAGGAGACATTAGAGACTACGGATACCTAGTTGTACTGAGAATGGTAGAATCATTGGATGCAATGACTGCCGATGTTCCGGAACTTCCCTGGGAAATGGTGAAAACAATATCACGAAGAATAACTGCTGAAATCCCTGAAGTCACCCACGTATCTCTTTCAGTAAGTGATAAACCCCCCAGTACCATTGAACTTGCTTAA